The proteins below are encoded in one region of Novosphingobium sp. 9U:
- a CDS encoding TonB-dependent siderophore receptor: MILSDSSYRVLAAMIAGAGGLASSPDVQAQSAPAAPTAMIAAEAAGAGDEDAGGVGGDAIIVTGTRTTNRTVTESIAPIDVLTRGDLQTSGKQSTRDLLGTLTPSISVSNSGAGASFAVKTLSLRGLAGDQVLVLVNGKRRHNTANIFINGTTQNGQSPPDLDLIPSTAIERIEILRDGASAQYGSDAIAGVINIILRDDARFGASVLGGATAKGDGEQGRFQADGGFALGAGSLHLAADVYSQARTIRGGPFVGRLYFPGDPREATADRDVNKPGQPSVSGASFSYDFKMPLGEGAEVYSFGTYGTRHAQSWLTYRQPSSTNNIVEVYPEGYSPNLHLRDEDFQVGAGIRGEIGGFARYDLSSSYARDKVRFEETTALNASLGPASPTGFYVGSLRSTEWLTNLDLTKEVDFGLVEPLSIAVGAEYREDKFSILAGEPASYIDGGYRSTTGPLANTIRTAGSQGVTGFPLSAAGSWKRSNWSAYINLEQKIVTGVEVALAGRHEDYSDFGTTDTGKASLRIEPISGLAFRGTVSTGFRAPTLQQQHYASSSTIGVLLPGATATILAPVRTLPVDDPAAVAWGSAPLKPETSTNYSAGLVFTMVPRLNVTVDAYQIDIDDRILLSGTLTGAASGAGTYNALGTLLLNAGLNPVQSGFFFSNAASTRTRGLDVVATYRADLGDAGTATLSLSANFNKTKFTRLEVPPQLEAIGVQLIDRARQGDFTKGTPRNKQIANLFWSKGGFSANLRATRYGEVTQVAAARAADGIFHDDTIKPKVILDLELSAEVREGVKLSVGANNLLDTYPTILDPVNQGTTGFALYNAYSPYGISGGFYYGKLSFSF, from the coding sequence ATGATCCTATCCGATAGTTCCTACCGCGTTCTTGCCGCGATGATCGCAGGTGCCGGCGGTCTGGCTTCTTCACCAGACGTTCAGGCGCAATCGGCGCCCGCGGCACCAACTGCGATGATTGCCGCAGAAGCCGCTGGAGCTGGGGACGAAGATGCCGGCGGCGTCGGAGGCGATGCAATCATTGTCACCGGCACGCGCACCACCAATCGCACGGTCACCGAGAGCATCGCTCCCATCGACGTGCTGACGCGTGGGGATTTGCAGACTTCGGGCAAGCAGTCGACCCGAGATCTGTTGGGCACGCTCACGCCTTCGATCAGCGTCTCCAATAGCGGTGCGGGTGCCAGCTTTGCGGTGAAGACGCTGTCCCTGCGCGGACTTGCGGGTGATCAGGTGCTGGTGCTGGTCAATGGCAAGCGGCGGCACAACACTGCGAACATCTTCATCAACGGCACCACCCAGAACGGCCAGTCGCCGCCAGACCTCGACCTGATCCCGTCCACTGCGATCGAACGCATCGAGATCTTGCGCGACGGCGCGTCGGCGCAATACGGATCCGACGCGATCGCCGGTGTTATCAACATCATCCTACGCGACGACGCCCGGTTCGGCGCATCGGTGCTGGGTGGTGCCACGGCGAAGGGTGACGGCGAGCAGGGGCGCTTCCAGGCGGACGGTGGTTTCGCCCTTGGTGCCGGATCGCTGCACTTGGCAGCTGACGTCTACTCGCAGGCCCGTACGATCAGGGGTGGGCCGTTCGTCGGGCGGCTCTACTTTCCCGGAGATCCGCGCGAGGCGACGGCCGACCGCGACGTCAATAAACCCGGCCAGCCATCGGTTTCCGGCGCAAGCTTCTCGTACGACTTCAAGATGCCGCTGGGCGAGGGCGCCGAAGTCTACAGCTTCGGCACTTACGGCACTCGCCATGCGCAATCGTGGCTGACTTACCGTCAGCCATCTTCGACCAACAACATCGTGGAGGTCTACCCGGAAGGCTACAGCCCCAACCTCCACTTGCGCGACGAGGACTTCCAGGTCGGCGCGGGCATACGCGGTGAGATCGGCGGCTTCGCTCGCTACGACCTGTCGAGCAGCTATGCGCGCGACAAGGTCCGGTTCGAGGAGACCACCGCGTTGAACGCTTCGCTCGGGCCGGCAAGCCCCACGGGCTTCTACGTGGGCAGCCTGCGTTCGACCGAGTGGCTGACCAACCTGGACCTGACGAAAGAAGTCGACTTCGGGCTCGTCGAGCCGCTGTCGATCGCGGTCGGTGCCGAGTACCGCGAAGACAAGTTCTCGATCCTGGCAGGCGAACCTGCGTCCTACATCGATGGGGGATACCGCTCGACGACGGGTCCCCTGGCGAACACGATCCGCACTGCCGGCTCGCAAGGGGTGACCGGGTTCCCGCTGAGCGCCGCAGGTAGCTGGAAGCGCAGCAACTGGAGCGCCTACATCAACCTGGAACAGAAGATCGTGACCGGGGTGGAAGTGGCGCTCGCTGGCCGACACGAAGATTATTCGGACTTCGGCACGACGGACACCGGAAAGGCATCGCTGCGCATCGAGCCGATCTCCGGCCTTGCCTTCCGCGGCACGGTCAGCACCGGCTTCCGCGCACCCACGCTGCAGCAGCAGCACTATGCCTCGTCGAGCACGATCGGAGTGCTGTTGCCCGGCGCCACGGCAACGATCCTGGCGCCGGTCCGCACGCTGCCGGTCGATGATCCTGCTGCCGTTGCCTGGGGATCGGCGCCGCTCAAGCCGGAGACCTCGACGAACTATTCGGCCGGTCTGGTCTTCACCATGGTGCCCAGGCTCAACGTCACCGTCGACGCCTATCAGATCGACATCGACGACCGCATCCTCCTCTCGGGTACCCTGACAGGCGCGGCAAGCGGCGCGGGCACTTACAACGCGCTCGGGACCTTGCTCCTCAATGCCGGTCTGAACCCGGTGCAAAGCGGGTTCTTCTTCTCCAATGCTGCCAGTACGCGCACGCGCGGCCTAGACGTAGTGGCGACCTACCGCGCCGACCTCGGCGATGCCGGGACGGCGACGCTGAGCCTTTCGGCCAACTTCAACAAGACCAAGTTTACGCGTCTGGAAGTGCCGCCGCAGCTCGAAGCGATCGGCGTGCAGTTGATCGACCGCGCTCGCCAGGGCGACTTCACCAAGGGAACGCCGCGCAACAAGCAGATCGCGAACTTGTTTTGGAGCAAAGGTGGCTTCTCCGCAAATTTGCGTGCGACGCGCTATGGCGAAGTGACGCAAGTCGCGGCGGCGCGCGCGGCCGACGGAATCTTCCATGACGATACGATCAAGCCCAAGGTGATCCTCGACCTCGAGCTCTCCGCAGAGGTGCGCGAAGGCGTCAAGCTTTCGGTCGGCGCGAACAACCTGCTCGACACTTACCCGACGATCCTGGACCCGGTGAACCAGGGAACGACCGGATTTGCCCTCTACAACGCCTACTCGCCCTACGGGATCAGCGGCGGGTTCTACTACGGTAAGCTCAGCTTTTCGTTCTGA
- a CDS encoding amidohydrolase family protein, whose product MKSHWLGACLAATAIGLATGGAKAQDGALVPPEKAEVVGFDVDEGTSMAVAVSPDGKLLAIDLQGSLWMVPAKGGTARRITDYYNDAHQPVFSPDGKTVVYFAYRDGGFDLWAMNVDGSGRRKLTNGVGDDREPVFSPDGRMIAFASDRTGGTPASYNIWTLDIASGALRQVSHGPEEDRMPTWSPDGTQIAFTALDSHGGELRAVTLVSGEVRTLRKVIGKPDAPSWGPKGQLAYVVSTPSSSTLEIDGQPVSGSENVFPFRVSWLRDGSGYYYVSDGKIRRRAGAKLSTVPFSAHLEVTRPEYVRAKRDFDSTAPRKALGVLNPTISPDGSQIAFVALNDLYVVSSRGGKPTNLTRDLAIDADPAWSPDGKRIVYTSDKGGGLPQLWIRDLASGKDRRLTSLETQPLSAAWSPDGKTIAALDVDGRWGVAGLVKIDVASGAVVRLQPSLTQPGKPSWSADGRYLALSLSQPASASFREGTNQIWVVPADGKEKPFWQVPLPQPSIDTRAGDGPAWSPDGTRMAAVYGGELNIWPVGRQGEGLGPPRVYTKEISYFPTWTADSRTVLYQAADKLKTVDVDTGTTREVPLDLTYVLAKPVGRTVIHAGGLVDAVHDVNQRDKDIVLAGNRIELIADHDAARCTAHFTCVDATGLTAIPGLIEHHAHAQKDFGANLYRAWLAYGITTVRDPGTQPYDGVENREAADSGARLLPRIFSGSPLYEWQRVFYKMGIAVAGPAHLEREIARAEALRYDLLKSYVRMPDVYQRRLVEAAHEMGVPVTTHEVFPAVFTGVDATEHMGATSRRGYSMKQGPQGRSYKDAIQLFNQSRHTVTPTNFGALTNLLAAHPRFRADPRLSLYPTWARETVTKDDGMSRMIGTMIEGQNRAIKALFEGGARITAGTDTMIAINLYAEIASYVDAGLTPFQALQTATILPAQDLNLDAGSLEAGKLADIVLVKGDPREDIAAIYDVQMVIANGRTLEVSKLLGSSRENR is encoded by the coding sequence ATGAAGAGCCACTGGTTGGGCGCTTGCCTTGCGGCCACTGCGATTGGTTTGGCAACCGGCGGGGCAAAGGCGCAGGACGGCGCCCTCGTGCCCCCAGAAAAGGCGGAGGTGGTCGGCTTCGATGTCGACGAGGGCACGTCGATGGCTGTCGCCGTCTCTCCCGATGGCAAGCTCCTGGCGATCGACCTGCAGGGAAGCCTCTGGATGGTGCCTGCCAAAGGTGGTACCGCGCGCCGGATCACTGACTACTATAACGATGCGCACCAGCCGGTCTTCTCACCCGACGGCAAGACCGTGGTCTACTTCGCCTATCGCGACGGCGGTTTCGACTTGTGGGCAATGAATGTCGACGGCAGCGGACGCCGCAAGCTGACCAACGGCGTTGGCGATGATCGCGAGCCGGTCTTTTCGCCCGATGGACGCATGATCGCCTTTGCGTCCGATCGCACAGGTGGGACCCCCGCCAGTTACAATATCTGGACGCTCGATATCGCCTCAGGCGCCTTGCGCCAAGTGAGCCATGGTCCCGAGGAAGACCGCATGCCGACCTGGTCCCCCGACGGCACTCAGATCGCCTTCACTGCCCTCGATAGTCATGGGGGAGAGTTGCGGGCAGTCACGCTTGTCAGCGGCGAGGTTCGCACCTTGCGCAAGGTAATCGGTAAGCCCGACGCGCCTTCGTGGGGCCCGAAGGGTCAACTCGCCTACGTCGTATCTACTCCGTCGAGCAGTACGCTGGAGATCGATGGTCAGCCGGTCTCGGGAAGCGAGAACGTCTTCCCGTTCCGCGTGTCTTGGCTGCGCGATGGTTCGGGCTACTACTACGTGTCTGACGGCAAGATCCGTCGGCGCGCCGGCGCGAAGCTGTCGACAGTGCCGTTCTCCGCGCATCTTGAAGTCACTCGGCCCGAGTACGTCCGTGCAAAGCGCGACTTCGACAGCACGGCGCCACGCAAGGCACTCGGTGTTCTCAATCCGACGATTTCGCCCGACGGCAGCCAGATCGCCTTTGTTGCGCTGAACGACCTCTACGTTGTGTCAAGTCGGGGCGGCAAGCCCACCAACCTGACACGCGACCTGGCGATCGATGCAGACCCGGCCTGGTCGCCCGATGGCAAGCGCATCGTCTACACGTCCGACAAGGGCGGAGGCTTGCCGCAGCTGTGGATCCGTGATCTTGCAAGCGGCAAGGATCGACGCCTGACGTCGCTGGAGACCCAGCCGCTGAGCGCCGCCTGGTCGCCGGACGGCAAGACCATCGCGGCCCTCGACGTTGATGGCCGCTGGGGCGTCGCCGGGCTGGTCAAGATCGACGTAGCAAGCGGAGCAGTGGTCCGGCTGCAGCCCTCGCTTACCCAGCCAGGCAAGCCGAGCTGGTCGGCGGACGGCCGCTACCTGGCACTCAGCCTTTCGCAACCCGCCTCCGCGAGCTTCCGCGAAGGTACCAACCAGATCTGGGTCGTGCCCGCCGACGGCAAGGAGAAGCCTTTCTGGCAAGTCCCGCTGCCGCAGCCGTCCATTGACACGCGGGCAGGAGACGGGCCGGCCTGGTCGCCCGACGGCACGCGCATGGCCGCGGTCTATGGTGGCGAGTTGAACATCTGGCCAGTGGGGCGACAGGGCGAAGGCTTGGGCCCACCACGCGTCTACACCAAAGAGATCAGCTATTTCCCGACCTGGACGGCGGATTCTCGCACCGTGCTTTATCAGGCCGCGGACAAGCTCAAGACAGTGGACGTCGACACCGGCACAACGCGTGAGGTGCCGCTGGACCTGACTTACGTGCTGGCCAAGCCGGTCGGCCGCACGGTGATCCACGCCGGCGGCCTGGTCGATGCGGTCCACGATGTCAACCAGCGGGACAAGGATATCGTGCTTGCGGGCAACCGCATCGAGCTGATCGCCGACCACGACGCAGCGCGCTGCACCGCGCACTTCACGTGTGTGGACGCGACCGGTTTGACAGCCATCCCGGGCCTGATCGAGCATCATGCCCATGCGCAGAAGGACTTCGGCGCCAACCTCTACCGCGCCTGGCTCGCCTACGGCATCACGACAGTGCGCGATCCCGGGACGCAGCCCTACGATGGCGTGGAGAACCGAGAAGCGGCCGACTCTGGAGCGCGTCTGTTGCCACGCATCTTTTCGGGCAGTCCGCTCTACGAATGGCAGCGTGTGTTTTACAAGATGGGCATTGCGGTTGCAGGACCGGCTCACCTCGAACGTGAGATCGCGCGTGCCGAGGCACTGCGTTACGATCTGCTTAAGAGCTACGTGCGCATGCCCGACGTCTATCAGCGGCGGCTGGTTGAGGCGGCGCACGAGATGGGCGTGCCAGTCACCACGCACGAGGTGTTTCCGGCCGTGTTCACCGGCGTCGATGCGACCGAGCACATGGGGGCAACGAGCCGCCGCGGCTACTCGATGAAGCAGGGGCCGCAAGGGCGATCCTACAAGGACGCCATCCAGCTTTTCAACCAGAGCCGTCATACCGTCACTCCCACCAACTTCGGGGCGCTGACGAACCTCCTGGCGGCGCACCCCCGGTTTCGCGCCGATCCCCGGCTCTCGCTCTATCCGACCTGGGCGCGTGAAACCGTTACCAAGGACGATGGCATGAGCCGGATGATCGGGACCATGATCGAAGGCCAGAACCGGGCGATCAAGGCTCTGTTCGAGGGCGGAGCGCGCATAACCGCCGGGACCGACACCATGATAGCAATCAACCTCTATGCCGAGATCGCGTCCTATGTGGATGCGGGGCTCACGCCGTTCCAGGCGTTGCAGACCGCCACAATCCTGCCGGCGCAGGACCTGAACCTCGACGCGGGCTCGCTAGAAGCGGGCAAGCTGGCCGATATCGTCCTGGTCAAGGGCGACCCGCGCGAGGATATAGCCGCAATCTACGACGTCCAGATGGTGATTGCAAATGGACGAACTCTGGAGGTGAGTAAGTTGCTGGGGAGTTCGCGCGAGAACCGCTAG
- a CDS encoding trypsin-like peptidase domain-containing protein, whose protein sequence is MGYEKSRVTLLHGSGLACGRGFVVDARHVVTCVHVVGYAREEQPTRIRLGAAVSIRSDSSDLIACTVARAGGPGNWSDICILERADGGTFAAEEIARWSLAKPGMTFSGLGASAKVSSGVPIYGTIVAIGDHSETLIITAENLDTRIEPGCSGAAVFGVPSGAVLGMVATYQQERTGTLIAAQTIAEYWEAFEQEKPPQPVSFPSLSAPRPPALAALPRFETMIGEIDRIPQRNGLVNALSDRNLFRKGGIVITSIAGCEQDLPDLCAEMLHHVAFQRLIARIAPDTAKRVEPVRGLLRNLLDDDPEEARRNLRSLIATELSVAGAGLGELRKAVAATIVPLPIVLEARPGDMPRVTPAIIAAWADLIEDLARPSRDQPIALFIVARAPDGGDQATAAILAPPGEAPYFVPLKALTPIVLDDVEFWARTRFGSDEDGKRVCEHVTAIVKQRAAGRPDFRLGELNAWLSEGA, encoded by the coding sequence GTGGGATACGAAAAGAGCCGCGTAACGTTGCTGCACGGGTCGGGCCTGGCCTGCGGGCGGGGCTTCGTCGTCGATGCGCGCCATGTGGTCACTTGCGTCCATGTGGTGGGTTACGCCCGCGAAGAACAGCCGACGCGCATCCGTCTGGGCGCGGCCGTCTCGATCCGCAGCGACAGCAGCGACCTGATTGCATGCACTGTCGCCCGCGCCGGCGGGCCGGGTAACTGGTCCGACATCTGCATCCTCGAACGCGCGGACGGCGGGACCTTCGCCGCGGAAGAGATCGCCCGCTGGTCGCTTGCGAAGCCGGGGATGACCTTCTCTGGCCTGGGCGCCAGCGCCAAGGTCTCGTCGGGGGTGCCAATCTACGGCACGATCGTCGCGATCGGCGATCATTCGGAGACGCTGATCATCACCGCCGAGAACCTCGACACGCGCATTGAGCCCGGCTGCTCGGGCGCGGCGGTGTTCGGCGTGCCAAGCGGCGCGGTACTCGGCATGGTCGCGACATACCAGCAGGAGCGCACCGGCACGCTGATCGCCGCGCAGACGATCGCCGAGTACTGGGAGGCGTTCGAGCAGGAAAAGCCGCCGCAGCCGGTTAGCTTCCCCTCCCTCTCGGCACCGCGCCCGCCCGCGCTCGCCGCGCTGCCGCGGTTCGAAACGATGATCGGCGAGATCGACCGCATCCCGCAGAGGAACGGCCTAGTAAACGCGCTGTCCGATCGCAACCTGTTCCGCAAGGGCGGTATCGTCATTACCAGCATCGCCGGCTGCGAGCAGGACCTCCCGGACTTGTGCGCCGAGATGCTCCACCACGTCGCCTTTCAGCGCCTGATTGCCCGGATTGCGCCTGACACCGCCAAACGCGTGGAGCCTGTTCGAGGCCTGCTGCGCAACCTGCTGGACGACGATCCCGAGGAGGCAAGGCGCAATCTGCGCTCGCTGATCGCCACTGAGCTAAGCGTCGCGGGCGCGGGCCTCGGCGAGCTGCGCAAGGCCGTGGCTGCGACCATCGTGCCGCTGCCGATCGTGCTGGAGGCCCGCCCCGGCGACATGCCACGGGTCACGCCGGCGATCATCGCCGCCTGGGCCGACCTGATCGAGGATCTCGCGCGGCCGAGCAGGGACCAGCCGATTGCACTTTTCATTGTCGCCCGCGCGCCGGACGGGGGCGACCAGGCGACAGCCGCGATCCTCGCCCCGCCGGGCGAGGCACCCTATTTTGTGCCGCTCAAGGCGCTGACGCCGATCGTGCTTGACGATGTCGAGTTCTGGGCGCGAACGCGCTTCGGGAGCGACGAGGATGGGAAGCGCGTTTGCGAACACGTCACCGCCATTGTCAAACAGCGCGCGGCGGGGCGACCCGACTTCCGGCTGGGAGAGCTGAACGCGTGGCTGAGCGAGGGGGCGTGA
- a CDS encoding MoxR family ATPase, whose translation MIGHETSGDTEFLAVEQKNPLRLAPALSTAFPRDANYLPATGLREAFDAAMLLGMPLLLTGEPGTGKTRAAFWLRSQLGARLLRQDVKSTSTGRELLYTFDEVARFRDAGKEGVRRALIDYVTFSALGEAIIRAAGPNAAIEPIRRDAKVSDEAFGRDAAGLTAAALLPGDAHFAWAEPEHSVVLVDELDKAPRDTPNDLLAEVETMAFDVPELGVRIAADPARRPILVITSNSERGLPDPFLRRCLYFDIPPPGKADLARIVAMSVDGVAAGTPLFESCWPFYDAVRNLEGIRKRPGTAEFLAWTSCLVNHARFTPGDAISSEQSVVDRVAPTMVCLVKTQDDLAATRRLLEAGTWGATGGIAA comes from the coding sequence ATGATTGGGCATGAGACAAGCGGGGACACCGAGTTCCTGGCGGTCGAGCAGAAGAATCCGTTACGGCTGGCCCCGGCGCTGTCCACCGCGTTTCCCAGGGACGCCAATTACCTGCCTGCCACGGGCCTGCGCGAGGCGTTTGACGCGGCGATGCTGCTGGGCATGCCCCTGCTGCTGACCGGCGAGCCCGGCACCGGCAAGACGCGCGCCGCGTTCTGGCTGCGCAGCCAGCTCGGCGCGCGGCTGCTGCGCCAGGACGTCAAGTCTACCAGCACCGGACGCGAACTACTTTACACGTTCGACGAAGTCGCGCGGTTCCGCGATGCTGGCAAGGAAGGGGTGAGGCGCGCGCTGATCGATTACGTGACGTTCAGCGCGCTGGGCGAGGCGATCATCCGCGCCGCCGGCCCGAACGCGGCTATCGAGCCGATCCGGAGGGACGCAAAGGTGAGCGACGAGGCGTTCGGGCGCGACGCCGCGGGGCTGACCGCCGCGGCGCTGCTCCCGGGCGACGCCCACTTCGCTTGGGCCGAACCCGAGCACAGCGTCGTGCTGGTGGACGAACTGGACAAGGCACCGCGCGACACGCCCAACGACCTCCTTGCCGAAGTCGAGACCATGGCGTTCGACGTCCCCGAACTCGGCGTGCGCATCGCCGCTGACCCCGCCCGGCGGCCGATCCTGGTCATCACCAGCAACTCCGAACGCGGGCTGCCCGATCCGTTCCTGCGCCGCTGCCTCTATTTCGACATCCCGCCGCCCGGAAAGGCGGACCTTGCCCGGATCGTCGCCATGTCGGTGGACGGCGTCGCTGCCGGCACGCCCCTGTTCGAGAGCTGCTGGCCGTTCTACGACGCCGTGCGCAACCTCGAAGGCATCCGCAAGCGTCCCGGAACCGCCGAGTTTCTCGCCTGGACCAGCTGCCTCGTCAACCACGCCCGCTTCACCCCAGGCGACGCGATCAGCAGCGAGCAGAGCGTCGTGGATCGGGTCGCCCCCACGATGGTCTGCCTGGTGAAGACGCAGGACGATCTCGCCGCGACGCGCCGCCTGCTCGAGGCGGGAACCTGGGGCGCGACCGGTGGCATCGCCGCGTGA